The Pseudomonadota bacterium genome contains the following window.
CTGATCCATCTGAACAATAAATATGCTCAAACAGTTTCACGAAAGATCACAGACTAATTATTACACGTTTTTACCTTAAAATAAATTCAACCATTTTCCCAAGCAGTAAGTCAACAGCGCCTAGATAAAATGAAATAAGCATAACCAAAATGACAACGACTACCGTTGAACCCATGGTATGTTTTTTGTCCGGCCATGCGACCTTCCCCCATTCACTC
Protein-coding sequences here:
- the secE gene encoding preprotein translocase subunit SecE, encoding MSIKKLEKKPVKVKKQVVKPQEDAKNFSVSTIRDFLTDVKSEWGKVAWPDKKHTMGSTVVVVILVMLISFYLGAVDLLLGKMVEFILR